The following proteins are encoded in a genomic region of Alnus glutinosa chromosome 8, dhAlnGlut1.1, whole genome shotgun sequence:
- the LOC133876171 gene encoding uncharacterized protein LOC133876171, giving the protein MATGFAPTTVSHIPPPQEVCSFCSNPSHQAKDCSVIGQFSEVPHEQVNATISRPVNDPYCHSYNPGWRNHPNFSWRAPGNQGPTIGVHNQAHPLPSNQSYNPNYLPHQYQYQSAVPPRNSAFEDKVLTALGNLEANTQLLNSHSQSIAKLEGQVGQLANAFNQRKEGKLPSQPIANPKGQYMVDGSASGSTTHEQVQAVTTLRSGRTVDNQVRQKDTKEGESRSNPKILLENPKDKFKTTPEIPYEPRAPFPERLKEPPSAVKQGERYQEMMDVFKKVQVNIPFLDAIRQIPYYAKFLKDLCTQKRKMRKRSPEKIILTEQISSLIQHVVAPKVKDLGAPTISCIIGGHTIDKALLDLGAGVNLLPYSVYEQLGLGELKPTTVILQLADRSVKKPRGIIEDVIIRVDRFYFPVDFIVLDTEPVPDLARFIPVIL; this is encoded by the coding sequence ATGGCTACTGGTTTTGCACCTACAACTGTTTCTCACATTCCACCTCCACAGGAAGTTTGCTCATTTTGCTCTAATCCATCGCATCAGGCGAAAGATTGCTCTGTCATAGGACAATTCTCTGAAGTTCCTCATGAGCAAGTAAATGCAACCATCTCCAGACCGGTTAATGATCCATATTGTCATTCGTATAACCCGGGATGGAGAAATCATCCGAATTTCTCTTGGCGAGCTCCAGGGAATCAGGGACCAACTATAGGAGTGCATAATCAGGCACACCCTTTGCCTTCTAATCAATCCTATAATCCCAATTATCTGCCCCATCAGTATCAGTACCAGTCAGCTGTTCCTCCAAGAAATTCTGCTTTTGAGGATAAGGTTTTAACTGCACTTGGTAACTTGGAAGCAAATACTCAATTGCTGAATTCTCATTCCCAATCGATTGCCAAGTTAGAAGGTCAAGTTGGACAGCTGGCAAATGCGTTTAATCAGAGAAAAGAAGGGAAACTTCCCTCCCAACCAATAGCCAACCCTAAGGGACAATACATGGTCGATGGGAGTGCTTCCGGCAGCACCACCCATGAGCAAGTCCAAGCGGTTACAACCTTAAGGAGTGGAAGGACAGTCGATAATCAGGTTAGGCAGAAAGACACTAAAGAAGGTGAATCCCGATCAAATCCAAAGATACTCCTTGAGAATCCAAAAGATAAGTTCAAAACCACTCCAGAGATACCTTATGAGCCTAGAGCTCCATTCCCTGAACGTCTCAAGGAGCCTCCTAGTGCTGTGAAGCAAGGAGAAAGATATCAAGAAATGATGGATGTTTTTAAAAAGGTACAAGTTAATATACCATTTCTTGATGCTATCCGACAGATCCCATATTATGCTAAGTTTCTAAAAGATTTGTGTACTCAAAAGCGTAAGATGAGGAAGCGTAGtccagaaaaaattattttgaccgAGCAAATAAGTTCTTTGATACAACATGTTGTAGCCCCTAAAGTTAAGGATCTGGGTGCTCCCACTATTTCTTGTATTATTGGAGGCCATACCATTGACAAGGCACTCCTTGATTTAGGTGCAGGtgttaatttgttaccttaCTCGGTCTATGAGCAATTAGGACTCGGAGAGTTGAAGCCCACGACGGTTATCTTGCAACTTGCAGACAGATCTGTAAAGAAACCTCGTGGTATAATTGAAGATGTAATCATTAGAGTGGACAGGTTCTACTTCCCAGTAGATTTCATTGTTCTTGATACAGAACCTGTCCCAGACCTCGCAAGGTTTATCCCAGTCATCCTCTGA